DNA sequence from the Labrus bergylta chromosome 13, fLabBer1.1, whole genome shotgun sequence genome:
CTGTTATGCTTCAGCACAGTCAGCACAGAGCCAGAGTGAAGGAATAACATCTTAACTTTATCTCTGCACTTATAagatgttttcatattttacaaTTTGGGGCctagttggaaaaaaaatacctaAATTGCAAGATTTTGCAAACGTTCATTTATGACTTCAGGGAACTCAAACAGGAGGCCAAAGATCAGCTCCTTTTTATGTTCTCTTACACAAACTAGTTATGAGTTATAGGCGGGTAAAATGTTTCAGAGCAAGTGACAGAAAAATACAGTTCTCCTGGTTTAAAGTTTctgtgagcagttttttttatattttaatgaaacattCTGAAATGAAAACTGATGTCTCTATCTAACCTTCCCTCAGTGACATGATTGATAATGtctataaagttatttttaatgcctgtcaGCCCTGCTGCGGGGTAGTTGTCAGTTGAGGCGATTAACAGAcgttttttaattttctctgaTAATAGATAAAGTCTGAGTTTCGTGTGAGAcctaaaaaattaaagaagaTTACTTACAGACATACAAAACAAGATCAGCAAGGAGATAAATGGTcctactttgtccacagggggtgccgtaataaacacaaaatcaagTTCCTCACTGGACCTTCAAAACCTTGAAGGTCCAGTGAGTAAAGATACTCAAACTAAAAATACTTCTTTGAAACTTTGAAACTTCggctgaaacaaaacaaataaatgaattaagtCCACCTGCTGAGTCTGGCTAGTTTGATCTGTAGTTAGAAACTATTCATAGGTTAATCATCACCGTACTAAGAAATCAATCAGCAGTCAAGGAATGGTAGAATGTATCACAACACATTAACTTCATTACTACAAATGTGAGGTACTTGAGTATTTACATTTCATGCTGTTTAAGTCTTTTCCATGACAactcagatgtaaaaaaaatagtctACCACACATCAAATATTGAGCTTAAGTTAGGGCTAAAGTTGATGAATGTTGTTAAACTATGCTGCTTACAAATCAATGACTCAGTAATAATGCAGTAACATAAAGTTTAACAGCACAGGCTCTACATTAAgatatctttttctcttctctgagTCGTTCTGCTTAAATGACTGATGTTTGTAGATGCTCTCACACCTGTATACAGACATTACATTTAATGCAGACAAAACTATCTGTCTAGAACTTCAGCTATTTGAATATTTATGTCATACAGTAAAAGAGAATACAGCTTTGTGAGAGGGGAAAAGGTTGGCAAAGTTTACCGTACATCGGACACATTAATGTACTTTATTTCTGTTCAACTTATCGATTTactcattcaaattaaaaagaaacatcaagGATTTTATTATCAAAAAGTTAAGCATTACTATAGGGCTGCTTATAAATGTAAGTAAATGTTTACCCTAAAGATAAATGTCCAGTATTTAGCCGTGTTGAAAAATTGAAATGAGGTGTCCCTTTAATGGGTTTGGAGTTCATTTACAGGCTGGatttaaaatatctttaaagtGTTGCTTACACATCCACCAGCGAGAATCTCTGCAGGCAGAACGATGGAACCATCTTGTGTGGTGAACTTGTCTCTGACAAAATCattcacctaaaaaaaaaaaaagagaaagaaagaaagaggggcACAAATGGAGACAAAAAGCAGATGAGACACAATCCCCATCCTGATAGCAGGGCATTAATGTTAACTTGTGGTTTGCCGTCGCATCTTGATTGCGAGGAATGCGTTTCTCCTTCATGTTTTTCACCCACAGTGAATCAATCTGAGCAACTTTCTGAACACTTAGCTCCACAGACTTGCCGTGAGTTTGATAGCTTTCTCCGGGGCAACGCCGATGAGCTGCGGGAGGAGACCTGCAAAATATTATTCATAGATACCATTAGAATACCTGACAGACTGAGAGACAAAGTCTGGCTCGAAatgaatgcacttttttttttttaatctttgccGAATGAAAACATGAGCTGACAGCTGGGACAATGTAAGCTGCAGGGTTCTCTCTCCAGCGTAAAACAAAACCATAAATATTTACTGATGTGGCTGATACATCTGATGCACTAGAACACACAAAGGTCCTATTGACAAGTCCCAAAATATGACACTGCTGGTTGTGTTTTGAATCAGCATTGTTGAGGCCCTAATCTACTGTTGGTGGGGAACAGAGAGAGCTGTGTGGTCACCAACAAAATCAGGTGAAAGGGGGGGGGTGCTACAGTGGCGATAACCGCCATACTATTTCACCGGCCGTCCTTCATCGAGCCAGATAAACTTCTGAAGGAGCTGCTGAGCGACTGCTGCTGGTATGCTGCCAAAAAAACAGCCGAGTGTGCATGTCTCTAAGTCAACCAGCCTCTTATCATGTGCAGCAGAGAAGCAGAGGAGGCAGAtcagatcagagagagagctgcagcagtAGATGGCAGTCTTGACTTCCCTCATATGAACAGCCTGAGGGGTCGAAGTGTTGTATATCACGAGCCTTCAGCACCATTATCACCCTCTGCGCAGAGCCAGATCAGACACTGCTGCTACTACATGAATTTGCTGGTCATTTTACCTCTCAGAGCTCTCCCAGGAGTTGAGATAATGAAAATGCGACCCCTGGGTGCTGCTTTATTCACCGCTGAACAGGGAGGGCAAAGGTTTCTGGTATCAATTAGCAAAGCCATGCTGCTGATATCAGCCCCTGCTGACAAATCCTAATGCTTTCCCATCAGACGGTTTGTTTTGCACGATACCCCACATGCATCATGCCGACAAACAGACTTCAGTCCTCCTGTGAGCTGTGAATCTGTAAAGTGTTACCTCTGTAGAATCCGAAGAAGCCTTCGTAGCGCAGCACTTTCTTTGCACAGTCAAAGCTGTTCTTGTACATCAGCTCTCCTACAAAGGAGCCTGTGGAGCGCTGGTTCTGCATGCGGGTCTTCACCAGGTCAATGGGGTAAACAGCAGTCGCACCAGTggctgcaaaacacaaacatttatcaCTAGTTGAAAACCTTTGTTTGGTGTTTCAAACTAAAATATTTCTCGGGCAATTATACTATCCTAACAACATGTTATCAATAAAGAAGTACAAATTATTAATTATAATCCCCTTAGACACATTATGAAAACTGAGGATAAACACATAACTCTTTACAGATTAGACCTGCACAATATATAACACAGTTTAATATTGGGATTACAATGTAAGGTGTGATCATTTCAAATGTACATATGAGGGTGTATAAGTAATAGATGACATAAATCTACAATCtattttgtctctgtgtttttacagCTAAATTGGCTTCATCTGACTGAATCAGAATACTATAGGAGCATGAGCGTCATACCCAGGCCTCCATCTAACAGGTCAAATGTACGCATGCTCAGTGAGAaagctttgtttgtttacatgaaaTAACTTTTCTTATGCATGGCgataaaatcaaacattataGATGTTTTTTATTGGAAATGCTCATGAAGCAATAACAATGCATTTGGGATTTATTGTGCAGCTCTATTACAGATTCATTGTTTAATCTGTGTAATGTCagaaaatggttaaaaaagtgagcacaaaaaaacttcacagagTGAGGATGGTGTCTTtaagttttttagttttttttttcaaatcaagagTCCAAAACcctaaaaactacaaatctaaaagaagaaaatcccgGTCTTGCATTCGAGAATCCCAAATTGGGATTTTTAGTGACTTTTTGCttgaaaaaattacaaaaaggaTAAATCAACTGATGAACATAGTTATTTAATTTCTATagatcttgtgtttatttcagctgatgaaaaaaagaacttCTCAAGTTCTAAAGGTGCATAGGAGCCATGTAATCATCTTGGTTTTTTTGCTAATATGTACAGTAACAGGATTGGGATATTGAGTGATTATTCTGTAGATacatttcaaagtgtttaatGATCTCAGAGAAATGAAGAGAGATGTTGTTTGTGTAGAAAAACTGGCATGAAGCTGTTGTTGAGTAGGCAGTGTGGTAACTCTGAGGGAACTGTAAAGTTATTGTTAAGGCAATGCTGCTCTGAACTCGTTCCCAGCTTTACTTTGACATGACTGAAAACAGTTTGCTGTGATGAAGGCTCAttgaaaacatgcaaactgcTGCGTCAGCACAGAGCAGGGTGAGGATCAGCTCATTATTGCCCCTGAGTCATGGCGGTTTCAGGAGAAGACTCATGTTATACGTGTGGTTTACTGACCCTGGGTGAAATGACTTTGTATGTATCgggaaatgcacacacacacacacacacacacacacacacacacacacacacacacacacacacacacagggttagAGTGTGTCCCTATCCGAGGGCTGGTTATGTCAGAGGTTCCTTGTATCAGTTCCTCTTCGCTGTAATTAGATGGAAATTCCAGAGAGTGTGGTTCCGGAAGATTTGTGTCATTCCAAAGCTCCAACTCCAACGACAGCCTGGAGCCACTGGTGGCACAGCCGCACAATGCCGGGGCCTCACATCACAACCTCTACTCTCCCATAGCACAATGGCCAGCCCCGGGGCCCTCAGCAGTGCGCCAGTCTGACTGGCTAAGGTTACCCCTTCAGTGCGGGcccgggggggaggggggggcctCCGCTGCAGACATGTCACTCACCTCCAGCGATTGAGCCCAGACCGAACCTGTAGGCAGACTCTGCAGCCTGGAGCCAGATGGGACGAGACGTTTCGGGAGCGTGCTGTGGAGTAGAAAAAAGACACCGGTGGTCAAATGAATCTGTGGAAAGACAAGGAGGGGGATCAGACCACGGGGCATGAATCGGCTGGCTATTAAACTACAGCAAACCAGATACATTGTGGAAAGAATAATGCTATGGAGGAAGGAGGTGGAATGTAGAAATGTCATATATCAGCCTGTATTAAATGTCACAGACGGGAAGCGCTATGGAGAAATGACTGTGTGAACTCGTAGCTGAAGTTTTCTTTTACACATGTTGCATGTTggagccttcaaaataaaggtcctcttttattttgacaacAGTCTTATCTGCTGGATCTCTGCTGCGGTGTTTGATGTTGAAAGCATAGCCTCTTTGTTTTCACTGTGATGCAGGAGAAAAGATTAAGCCCCACAAGCCTTTTCCATGTAAAAGATAAGTATCAACATGAATATCACAGTCTGAGTGCGacttttaaagtgtgtgtgtgtgtgtgtgtgtgtgtgtgtgtgtgtgtgtgtgtgtgtgtgtgtgtgtgtgtgtgtgtgtgcaggctgagTAACTTCTCCCAGACCAGATGAGGAGGGCAGATCAGTCTTTTCCTTATCCCAGATGCTTCCACCTCGGGTTTGCATGCTAACAAGATCGAGGTCGTGATCAAAGGGTTTAAACAATTAGCCCACTTCCACTAAAGGGCAGGTCTGAGAAtattccccccctccccccaaggAATCAAATTCCAGACCTCTGAGCATGAATCCCAAGAGCATGAGTGGCCTGAGAGCTCTGACCACAGCCTGATACAGAGACGTGTCATCCAGGCGGACGCAGGCAGGAACTATTTTGTTCTCCCGCATCCACCTTGactccatcccccccccctctgccaTTAGCAGACTGCTAAAGGCTCCTAAAACTCCTCAAGCCCCACACTGATAAAAGCCTCTTATTAGCTTCTCAGATGTGTGATTGCTGCCGATGTGTATGTGCAGCTATAGTGAATAAAATGGGGGAGAGCCTTTCATAAAGGGGAAAGACGCAACAATCCATTCCTGCTCTATAACTATAATTGGTGTACTTTTATCTGGGAGTTTAGGTAATGCACTTCACAAGGGAAGAAAAACAGGGGGCACTCGGCTAATTCAGTGGCTGAACATGCCGCCTCTCGACTCCTGTCTGAGGAGGaagcagagggagaagaggagaaggctTTGATATGTGAGGTGTATTAAGAGGAGTCATCAGGCTACCTGTCTCTGGGCCTCTGCTTGCTGGCTCGGCATGGCTCCTTCCTCCAGCGGGGCTATCCTCTCGATGTCTTCGTGGTTCAGCCGCCTTAATGCACAACAgtaagaggagggagggattaAGGCCAGGAAAAAAGCAAAGTGCCCTGCATCTAATGTGAGCAACAGCCAGTGATGTAAGTTTTTCCACCgacttttttttactggcaTATAACTCTTAAGTTACTGTAAGTTTCATTAAAGCTTACATaaacaagaggaaaacaaagctaGATGAGTGCCCCGTGGCCCAAAAAGTCAAtgaaagtgttttgtttctaaatgttttgttttgttcctgaGAAACTCCCCGCCGGCCTGATACATCATAAACtctgtttccatgttttatatttgtcttGTAAATCAGCCAGTGGAGCCACTGTTGTTGAACTTAATGAGCAATAACTTTAACTTTATGGGCAGTAAACAGACCTGTAACATATTTTGCTCTTCGcggtggaataaaaaaataacacagaatAGACAAACTGTCATAGGGTAGGTTATGAGATTTATCATTAAGGCGGAGGGGCATAATATGGACGAGGGGTTTCATCACTGAGCGCTTTTTCTTTAATTAGGGAACATGTCACTTGTGTTTATATTGAATGCACTTCAGAGGATTTTAGCAAACACTTATATGGGTGCCTGCATGGACAAATGTGTAGCCCAAGTAAATTTTTGATGTCTTTATGTCAAGGTTGattttgtttcaaatttgctgtttttctccttaTTCATGTTTGACCAGCCCTCAATCATGGTATCTCTctaattattatattataaagcAGAGGTCAAATATATATGTTTCACTATTAAAGGTGCattatgtagatttggtagtgaaattagaaagttggagaagtgaaacaattctatgctatattgtCTGAACTCATTACACAAActtaattcaaagaaaaaattGGGTCTCTGGAGCAcagtttggagctaaaaagctgccaggagagttacgctttCACTGTTGCGGACCCCCCACCATAATTTATCCCCtggcattttatcttcaaacagtgttccagggagcACATTtccctctgaggacagtttgtgtacagAGTTATgtaacatataccacagaatctgttcacttctccaactttcacatttctctaccaaaactccacagtgcacctttaactaTCAGATACAGCACGgacaattaaagaaataaaacaaagataaagtCAATTGACATTAaaggttttctcttttttggcttttgtgcacattttatttaatattattataatgtttTCCTGTAAAATCACTGGAAATGTTAATAATTGACCAgtgagaaaacacattttctaatgTCCAGTctataaaaatgaatgaaatagtATTTATAAAGCCAAAAAAGCCCTTTTTACAACTTATTGGCCTCTCTACATGATACACAAAAGAAGCTGAAGACGGAACAGAATCAGTATGTTCAGagatcaaataaacaaacccCAGATTCATTTCTTACCCGGAGTGAGAGTGGAGGCCGACGAGCTGGTACAGGATGTCAATCTCCATTGGAGTGATTTGTCCAAACCTATTTGCAGCATGAATAAACTCCTCTACAAAGCAACAAAGAGaatcaacaaattaaaaaaaaaagattcaaacttCAGTCCTTAAAAGCCTCAATAGACTGAATTTAAAACAGGAAGCTAAAGGGGTTATACAGGTCTGGTATTTACTGCTAAATAGAACtctgaaatgctgtttttttttgtttgctttgttgttattgtggaTGCTGCTATTGTACAgagcacaaaagaaaaatgtaaaaaccctTAAATCAGTTCTGTACGTGCTTTGTCTCCTTACCCTGGAGTACACTAAACTGAGCATGCAATCTCTCAGCAGCACCTCTGCATCACTCCTTTCTATGTTCTTTATATTCACTTCTTTACTGCTGCCTGCTGAGAAGCTCCATTACCATCAGGTGGGCTTTCTCAAAGGAAACCTAATGGTAGTTGTTGAGGGAGGTAAAAAGAGTTCCTTATTCACTTCTTATACAAAGACCTTCCTGTCAGGTCTGAGCACTGCCACCTTCGGTCACATGCAGGTCTCTCTGATCTCGAGTGCTGCAATGATAGACTCTTCTGAGACAGACGGCTGACATGTGAGGGTTTGCTTTAACATCTGATGTGTTTGGTTGCACAAATGACAAGATTTATTTCCAAATACTATTGGTGAGGCTTTTTTTAGGAGGAGTACAACCACAGAATGAAAGAAGAGGAATGGTCAACAGGTTGAATCACAATGGAAATCACAATCTGGAGAAACTCAATTTCATAGATCTACATGTAAAATATGCACTTATCAGGTTCAAACTGTTAATTTACCTCGGTCACTTAGTGCTACAGTAAATGTCCCCTGTCAACCACTCTGTcaaaaagaagttaaaacatAATAGCACATCACAAATCACATATTAAACTCCACACATGGCTAATTGCAGCGATGCAAACGTAAGGGTTTGAGGTGTACCTTTGGTAacgagtgtgtctctgtgatttCCGACAAGAGTGCTGTAAACCTTGCGGACAAGCTCCATGTTGTTAAGGAGAGCATTGAAGGCGTTAAAGTAGGAGAAGCTCACCATGTGGGAGGTGCTTcctcctgcagcctgcagaaAGATTCAAAGTCTGTTAACGCTTCTGAACAGTAATAAGACTTTAACTGGATCATGTTACATTCTCTTATATCCTCCTTGTTTTAGTTAACGAGTACAAAGTATAAAATCTCTATCATGGAGGTTCAAGCTAGCTGTAAATTTACTGgatcttatcttttttttttttttttcttttttttaaggattttttttgttctttttgtgcctttaatgcagagagaggacagtggatagagtcggaaaccagggagagagagcggggaatgacatgcggaaaggggccacgggtggaggtgaacctgggcctaccgctcgagacgagagtctcaatacatgggacgcgcgccctgccACTGCGCCACACGCACGCCCCCCACATTTTCCCTTTCTTATAGCTTCAATTTCAGTCACCATCAGCTCTAATCAGATCTCTTACTGCTACACCCTTCACTACGTTCACCAGATAGGTGCTTGCTTTTTGTGTTGGCCGTCTCATGCTGAGCATTATACATTTTCTTGAATCAAACAGCTGCCAACACTGACACTTTAGAGTTAGCGTTGTAGTCGTTAAAGCTAAACAAGGAGCTGAAACTTGCCATATATTCTGTAGCAAAGctaaattgaacattttttcaCTTGATTCTTCTGTGATTCAAATTGTGACGCTTTTCTCCCAACTTACTGAGACCAGGTTCTCCTCTACAAACGGAGTCAGCATGTGGTGTCTGATGGTGGCCATGATGTCGCTAAAGTCCAAGGCAGTGATGGTGCCACTTCTTTTCTTGTCCTTTTGTGCAAACGCCTGGCGGGCATGCTCCaaatgcagctcctgcagcaacacatAAAGACAGGAGGTCAAGCTGCGGCTGACAAAAGGGGGCAAAGAATGTGTTCCTGTGATGAGGAGCATTGCGTTACATGGAAACTCTGGAAGGTAAAAGTGTAATAATGTGAATGGTGGGCAGATGTGAAAGTCATGGGATGTGACAGTGTCAGACACCGGCTCTTGTAATCATAACCGTCCCTCTGGAGACTAATGAAAACCATGCACCGGTGAAGTCTGATCCCAGAGTGGAGCCGAGCGCTTGGTGAGACGGCCGGCAGGTGTGTCGGGCAGGATGATGATTCAATATGACAACCATGCAATCAGATGTGGATGCAGCGAGAGGCTGACCCCAGGTCAGTGTGTCTGCTGTCAAAGCTCATCGTACAGAACGAGACGATCAGAGAAAAATCAACACGATATTCTGCTGTTACTTCATCTTTACACTCTGCTCCTGATAACCTAATCAGTGGATTGTTGCAGCAGATTGATTCTCACAATGTTTGCAGATTTTATTGTTGAAAACTCATGTCACATTACACTTTTGATGCCTGCTACAAATGCTCCACCTAGTCTTCACAGTTTTAAATCTGCAACAACCACAAGGTGGCAGAGCCAAAAGAAACTCAacacaaatacactttttttttgtatgttaaGTACTACTCTACTAGCTGAGATGTGCATGGACATGACAGGGAAGCAACACAAAAATAACGATAGTTGTAATGAAATACTGCACACACAAGAGACTTAAGTGTAGTAGTGGGAAGCTCCAGTCTCCTTAATAAACCTCAAACTTCTCTGAGGCATCCCACACCGCACAACAGTCTGTCTAGCTCTCGGACCACCCAGCTTCTGCCCGAGACCTCAGCCCTCGACACCAAACCAGGtccctgtgctgctgctgctgctcgcaGAACAGAGGTCTCAGTGAGATTCATGCAAACAAAGGCAATGAAGGCATGttacacaacaacaactttaAGTGACATAATGGCAAACTGAGGTTACCGCACAAACCACaagaaacaaacacttaaaatgCAGCTCCACACCACAGCTCCATTATCTTAAGAGATCATCCATGGCATGTAGTTCACCTGACGTCACCCTCATTTGTCCctcagagggagaaaaaggcTTCACCACGGAGTGAAGGTGAACATAATGAATGGATCTTAGGTTTCTacacaatcaaaacaaaaaggcatTTAATGCTAAATCTGCTAAGTTCTGGGCCACCCTGGTCTATTTTAACTCGCTTGGTTGGGGTAAAGTCAATCCAACCACAGGCATCACATCTATGTCTCCAAGAAATGTTttcagttacataaaaaaatatgacagaaagaagagaataCACTTCATACCATTGGGAGGCAGATAGTAAAAAAATGCATAACATAAGAGCATCTTCATTTCTATCACTATTTGCTGTTTCCAGGCAACATGTGATGTCTAAGTAATGTGTCCCATTCCTCCTTCTAAAGCATTTCTAGCACTCTTCAACTCAAGCACTGTAAACACTATTTAAATTTAGTCTATGAGGGTTAAGTGTTTAAtcttaaagggggggggggggggggggttggatcTTTATGTCAGAGAAAGTGGGAGCATTAAAACAGAAGTCCAGCTCTTTGAATATTCTTATTTGCTTTCATTACAAtagttaagtgtgaaaaataataccagtcttttttttctgcaagctCTGAAGATGCGCTTCAATTCATTTGAATGTACTCAGTTCCAGTAGACCTCGACTTTTCATCCCGTTCTGTTATCTCAGTAGAACAGAACTGGTTTTCACATTGTAACTTGTTTAATTATCGCATTACTTTGACTTTACAGGACTTGTTCTCTCGAGATGATGGGATCAATATCTTGCAATCTAGAATTCAAAACAATAGGCCGGGCATTGTGATAGGTCAGACCTCATCATGCCATGACACTATCACCCACAACCTCAAGGTGGCGTCATCAAACTTGGAACTTCACACTACTTATAAATAATCAATTAGCTTTTTAGTTCACTGTTAGGACGAGTCAAAGATGCAAAATTTGCAGTTGTCTGGTTTGGTATACAGAAAAATgactaattaaaaaatgtgtcattaaaacaccagcaGTTTAATTTATTGTCAATCAATGAAGTTACAAGTTAATTGGTGAGTTTAAAGTGGCTGGAAGGTTCCATTTTTTCTATCTTGAGGGAGTGAGGCAACAACTTGGCCCCTCCACTCAGCAGCCGTGTgttacacactgcacactgtgtAACAGGAGCGTAAGTACAGACATTGGAATGGTATCAATTTATCATCTTACTCTTGACCCCTACCCAGGAAAgcaaaaaagtgtattttccaAACAACAATTGCTCTAAAGATTTGAATTCTGGTCTGTGACAGGTTTATCCTGCAGCTCGTCCGCTTTAAAATTAGAAAAGATGCCAGTATAGATCAAATCTATAAAGATGCCAGTGTGTATATAAAGTGTGTACCTGCAGAAACTGGGTGAACTCTGTGTAGCTAAGGTTCTTGCTTCTTTCATGGCCGAAGTGTAGCCTGATGAACTCACAGTCCCAGTTGAAGGGAATGTGGTGGTGAACTGTGGTCTGGCTGAAGATGTCGCGCACATCCTCTGGAAGAGTGAAACTTGAGTGAGTAATAACAAGAGAAAgagtggaaaaaacaaacaaaaaaacatataaccTCAATCACACATCCTGATTTCACTTGTAGGGGGTCTTGTTAAAGTAGGGGGAATGAGTCCATTTGGATCAGGGAGCTGAACAGGCTGTTTGACAGTC
Encoded proteins:
- the LOC109997106 gene encoding electrogenic aspartate/glutamate antiporter SLC25A12, mitochondrial isoform X2 translates to MTPRDFVQSYLGLHSQPQHNPKTVELIAGVADTTKDGLISFQEFQAFESVLCAPDALFIVAFQLFDKTGTGNISFEDVRDIFSQTTVHHHIPFNWDCEFIRLHFGHERSKNLSYTEFTQFLQELHLEHARQAFAQKDKKRSGTITALDFSDIMATIRHHMLTPFVEENLVSAAGGSTSHMVSFSYFNAFNALLNNMELVRKVYSTLVGNHRDTLVTKEEFIHAANRFGQITPMEIDILYQLVGLHSHSGRLNHEDIERIAPLEEGAMPSQQAEAQRQHAPETSRPIWLQAAESAYRFGLGSIAGATGATAVYPIDLVKTRMQNQRSTGSFVGELMYKNSFDCAKKVLRYEGFFGFYRGLLPQLIGVAPEKAIKLTVNDFVRDKFTTQDGSIVLPAEILAGGCAGGSQVIFTNPLEIVKIRLQVAGEITTGPRVSALNVVRDLGFFGLYKGAKACFLRDIPFSAIYFPVYAHTKTKLADEDGRLGALQLLTAGAIAGVPAASLVTPADVIKTRLQVAARAGQTSYNGVIDCFRKILKEEGFKAFWKGTGARVFRSSPQFGVTLVTYELLQRWLYVDFGGHRPAGSEPTAKASLDDLPSVTADHVGGYRLAAATFAGVERKFGLHLPKFKSSSEVTVKPAESEVKPQPL